DNA sequence from the Cronobacter turicensis z3032 genome:
GCAGGTTACGATCCGACCTGTTCGATTATGGAAATTGAGTACGCCAACGGGCGCGTGGAGCAGTTTCTCGGCGTACCGGCGAAAACCTGGCAAACCTTTCTGATGAGCAACGAGAAAGAGAGCTGGTTTAGCAACAATATCAAAAGCAGCTTTTTCAAAGTCGCGGTCAGCTAAGACATAAAAAGACGGCATAAAAAAAGCGTGGCTCGCCACGCTTTTTTATTTCTGCATCCGTCAGGGAATCAGAACGTTTCCCAGTTATCACCGCCTGCGGGGGCTGCCAGCGCGGGTTTCACCGGCTCGATGCGCGCAGACGGCGCAACGCCGGTGCGCGTCGAGGTGCTGACCACGCCGCGCGAGACTTTAAAGGCCGCTACGGCCTGGCGCAGTTGCTCAGCCTGATCCTCAAGCGCCCCGGCGGCAGCGGCGGATTCCTGCACCAGCGCGGCGTTCTGCTGCGTGACGCTGTCCATCTGCGACACCGCGAGGCTCACCTGCTCAATGCCGCGGCTCTGCTCATCGGACGCCGAGGCGATTTCGCCCATGATATCGGTCACGCGGGTCACCGCCTGCACAATCTCTTTCATGGTGTCGCCCGCTTCCTGCACCTGGCCGGAGCCGGTATCGACGCGGTTTACTGAATTTTCGATAAGCGCTTTGATCTCTTTCGCCGCGTTGGCGCTGCGGCTGGCGAGCGTACGCACCTCCCCCGCGACCACCGCGAAGCCGCGGCCCTGTTCACCTGCACGCGCCGCTTCTACCGCGGCATTCAGCGCGAGGATATTGGTCTGGAAGGCGATGCTGTCGATGACGCTTGTGATATGCGCAATCTGCTGCGAGCTCTCGGCGATGGATTTCATGGTCTGCACCACGTTATCCACCACGCGCCCGCCTTTGTCTGCGGTCTCCGAGGCGTTTTTCGCCAGCTGCGAGGCCTGACGCGCGTTATCGCTGTTCTGTTTCACGGTGGCGGTCAGTTGCTCCATGCTGGCGGCAGTCTCTTCCAGCGACGCGGCCTGCTGCTCGGTGCGCGAAGAGAGATCGTTGCTGCCTGCGGAGATTTCACCCGCCCCGGTATAGATGGATTCCGAACTGTCGCGTACCGCCGTAACGGTGCCCGCCAGCGCCTGCTGCATTTCCTGAAGTGACGCGGCAA
Encoded proteins:
- the tcp gene encoding Methyl-accepting chemotaxis citrate transducer — encoded protein: MIKNIKVVSGIIIILLTFTVLQMVTGSLFYSAVNNDRNNFQNANLLNFQQEQLGDSFQTLVKTRVTVNRVAIRFLKNQRDPASLAAIDKLLATASTSLAKAEKHFALYKGSPRLNGQDEATASQIAEKYQALHDILQASIGYLGANNYEAYGNLDAQKAQDEMEEVYTTWRAQNTTLLQAAAQENQQSFTGMLWTLGIIAIIVVLAIATIWQGLRHLLLGPLREAMEHIRAIAGGDLTRQIAVEGRNEMGQLAASLQEMQQALAGTVTAVRDSSESIYTGAGEISAGSNDLSSRTEQQAASLEETAASMEQLTATVKQNSDNARQASQLAKNASETADKGGRVVDNVVQTMKSIAESSQQIAHITSVIDSIAFQTNILALNAAVEAARAGEQGRGFAVVAGEVRTLASRSANAAKEIKALIENSVNRVDTGSGQVQEAGDTMKEIVQAVTRVTDIMGEIASASDEQSRGIEQVSLAVSQMDSVTQQNAALVQESAAAAGALEDQAEQLRQAVAAFKVSRGVVSTSTRTGVAPSARIEPVKPALAAPAGGDNWETF